In Liquorilactobacillus nagelii DSM 13675, the following proteins share a genomic window:
- a CDS encoding aldo/keto reductase, which yields MNEISATVILNDGNQIPSVGFGTYLLNGASGSNIISQAIQRGYRLLDAAVNYENEGTVGEAVRRSHCSRSKLFITSKLPGRHQQHQAAISSIQESLFRTGLDYFDLYLIHWPNPQADHYLEAWQALIDAQRFGLVRSIGVSNFLPEHIERLEKETGVLPVVNQIELHPYWSQRKQREYDTSKKIFTQAWSPLGRASNVLQENVIKDIAQKHQKSVGQIILRWELQLGVGVIPKSSSAQRQLDNLSLFDFSLSAAEMNQISELDRPDGRNKNQDPATYQEF from the coding sequence ATGAACGAAATTTCAGCTACAGTAATATTAAATGACGGTAACCAGATCCCATCAGTTGGTTTTGGAACTTATTTATTAAATGGTGCCTCAGGCAGTAATATAATTTCACAAGCTATTCAGCGTGGTTATCGACTATTGGACGCTGCTGTTAATTACGAAAATGAGGGCACCGTCGGCGAAGCTGTTCGACGAAGCCACTGTTCACGTAGTAAACTATTCATTACTTCTAAGCTTCCAGGACGTCACCAGCAACACCAAGCTGCTATTTCTTCCATCCAAGAATCACTTTTTCGGACTGGATTAGATTATTTTGATCTGTATCTAATTCATTGGCCTAATCCTCAAGCAGACCATTATCTTGAAGCTTGGCAAGCCTTAATTGATGCTCAAAGATTTGGTCTTGTTCGATCAATTGGTGTTTCGAACTTTCTCCCAGAACATATTGAACGCCTAGAAAAAGAAACAGGTGTCTTGCCAGTGGTCAATCAAATCGAATTGCATCCTTATTGGTCACAAAGAAAGCAGCGAGAATATGATACCAGTAAAAAAATTTTTACACAAGCTTGGAGTCCTTTGGGACGAGCAAGTAACGTTTTACAAGAAAACGTTATCAAAGATATTGCGCAAAAGCACCAAAAATCAGTTGGTCAAATTATTTTACGTTGGGAATTACAACTTGGTGTCGGAGTAATTCCTAAATCCAGTTCGGCTCAACGACAACTTGATAATCTATCTTTATTTGATTTTTCATTATCGGCCGCTGAAATGAACCAAATTAGCGAACTTGATCGACCTGATGGCCGCAACAAAAATCAAGATCCGGCTACTTACCAAGAGTTTTAA
- a CDS encoding ribose-phosphate diphosphokinase: MSGKNAEPKLKIFALNSNKPLAEKIAAAVGVTLGKTSVDRFSDGEIRINIDESIRGDDVFIIQSTSAPVNDNLMELLIMVDALRRASAANINVVIPYYGYARQDRKVRPREPITAKLVADMIVKAGADRVVALDLHAAQIQGFFDIPVDHLMGAPLLADYFLNNGLEKDAVVVSPDHGGVTRARKLAEFLKSPIAIIDKRRPKANVAEVMNIIGSVDQKRCILIDDMIDTAGTITLAAQALKDAGASEVYACATHPVLSGPAIERLENSPIKRVIVTDSIKLPEEKKIDKLLQVSVGDLIGDAIKRIYENKSVSPLFKNRFHKE, translated from the coding sequence ATGTCTGGAAAAAATGCTGAGCCTAAGCTTAAAATATTTGCTTTAAATTCTAACAAGCCATTGGCAGAAAAAATTGCAGCGGCAGTTGGAGTAACTTTAGGAAAAACATCGGTGGATCGTTTTAGTGATGGGGAAATCCGGATCAATATTGATGAAAGTATTCGTGGTGATGATGTTTTTATTATTCAGTCAACTTCGGCACCGGTAAATGATAATTTGATGGAATTATTAATTATGGTTGATGCTTTGCGGCGAGCAAGTGCAGCAAATATCAATGTGGTGATTCCTTATTATGGTTATGCACGCCAAGATCGAAAGGTTAGACCGCGTGAACCAATTACCGCCAAATTGGTTGCTGACATGATAGTTAAGGCTGGCGCTGATCGAGTAGTTGCTTTAGATTTACATGCTGCTCAAATTCAAGGATTTTTTGATATTCCGGTTGATCATTTGATGGGTGCTCCATTACTAGCGGATTATTTTTTGAATAATGGTTTGGAAAAAGATGCGGTAGTAGTTTCACCTGACCATGGTGGTGTAACTCGAGCACGAAAGTTAGCTGAATTTTTGAAGTCACCGATTGCCATTATCGATAAACGTCGACCTAAAGCAAATGTAGCAGAAGTTATGAATATTATTGGTTCAGTTGATCAAAAACGTTGTATCTTAATTGACGACATGATTGATACAGCAGGGACGATTACCTTAGCAGCTCAGGCATTAAAAGATGCTGGTGCAAGTGAAGTTTATGCTTGTGCAACCCATCCCGTTCTTTCTGGTCCAGCAATTGAACGATTGGAGAATTCGCCAATTAAAAGAGTAATCGTAACCGATTCAATCAAATTGCCAGAAGAAAAGAAGATTGACAAATTATTGCAGGTTTCAGTCGGAGATTTAATCGGGGATGCAATTAAACGAATTTATGAGAATAAATCAGTTAGTCCTTTATTTAAGAATCGTTTTCATAAAGAATAA